In Plasmodium relictum strain SGS1 genome assembly, chromosome: 7, the genomic stretch aaaaagttGTTTATGATACTTagtatttgatttttttgtaatagaaaaaaaaaaaaaattaaattacacatatataaaatgaaatatatatgtataaactTTCGTATTCTTACATTTTTGCTATCAGTAAgacaaaataattatatagaataattattatcaatttattattttagtgaatatttaaaaatactttaaagaaaaagaaattattctTTAAACATAATAAAACTGTTTTagaaattttcaaaattttgtTACTATATCTTTTAActattttttaagtttttttaatatatttattaaaaaattttcaaataaacatcaaaaaaataatttctctTTAAAGTGGagaaacaaaaacaaaaaaatatattgtaaaaaatataaaatactaTAATTATctaagagaaaaaaaaaaatttacaattgcaatattaaaaaaaaggaaaattttaCACAATGTAAAAATTTAGTACCTCTATATGTGCATCTAattagaattattaaaatgaaaataaaaaaataattcagcAAAATGTagagaaaaaatgaaaaaaatcgGAGATTTTGTTACAATAAGATACATTCGTGATGTGagattataaattattaattattaatttttggATTTATAAATGGATTAATGTGAAATTAGAAATATTTCTCATTAATTTACtgcatataatttaatttcatatattaataaaaaaaaaaaattttacttttataaaaaaaaaatcttaacaaatcacaaaaaaaaaattttttttttaaaatattatattaaatttttttttttttttaaataatttttatgataaaaattttttaaataaagataaaattgtaaatacatatttaagaaatatatttgaaagaaaaaaaaaaaaggcaaAAAAAgtcttaaaaaatttatctttttttttttaatttttgataattatatattaaaatcaatattttgtttttacttcattttacaactatttttaagaaatctttttaaaaatttgacttttttgtttcttttttctaacttatttttatttaaaatggaatttttttttttttttttacaaaaaagaaataatacataatatCCTATATTAATTAAACAAAGTAATATTCTTCATTGCATATACATAGtagtatttatatatattaaaattaaaaaaaataaagaaaaaaaaacaatatagGATAAAAgggaaatttttaatatatatatatatgtttttggaatattaaatttttcaatttttgtAGAAATGtgtattttatatttccttttttttatttatatggaATGTAGCATAAATTActtatgtaaatttttttcttttttcttctttatcctttttttattgtatttataattttccttcattttataaattaaatttggtgttttttttattttaaataatgataaaagaTAATAAGTTAATGATTGATAACATTAATTATAAAGTTATTAATAAAGATGAAATagataatgaattaaataaaatttgtgaattaaaagattatgtaaataaaaatgaatgtGTGAATAATGGGTTAtcagaaaaattaaatgaattaagtgattttagaaataaaaataagttgaacaatttttcattaagtAATATTATAccaaataatgataatttaaataagaaatgGATACATTATTCAAAAAGAAATGATTCAAATAGTGATatagatgaaaataaaataataaatactaCTCTCAAAGcagatataaataataatgtaatGAGTAATATGATTAAAAATAGTTGTAATGATAATATTCAGTTAAATGTAAGTAGAATAATTGATGAACACaatataaaagaaagtaATTTTACTGAAGTCtcaaataaaagtaaattaaaTATCGCCAATAGCActatttataacaatttaaataaaaataataatgatgatatatataataatgataataataaatacagtaaaaattataaaaatgtagaTTTGAATTCATATTTGCATAATGGAAATgctattttagaaaaatctatatttataaatacatgcgaaaaaaataaaagttctTTATTTGATAGatataattttcataatgatagaaaaataaaattaggaAGTAATAGtactaatgaaaatatatatcctaatataaaagaaaattcagAAAAATACAATTCGAGTATGTACAACAGCAAAACATATGCAGTTAAAAAACAGAACATTGTCGaaaactttaaaaatttcaCTAATGATGCTATTATCAATGTATTGAATAGTAATATGAAGAATGAAGATTACtcagaatttttttatataaataatgataaaaagaatgaacaaaaaaaaaaaaataaattggataaagaaaatgaacaaaaaaaacaattacaAGTAGACAAAGgaaatgaacaaaaaaaaaaaattaaattaaataaagatattgCAAATATGTATACTATCTGTGATCCTGCACCAATAAAGGATTTAAATGAAACAAGTGTACTTAGAAAAGAAGAATCAAAAGAAGAGGAAATTttacaattatttaaaaagaatttagataaaaatgagtttaatagtattaataaaaatctattatttcttaaaaaaatgcaaaaatatttttatagaaaatatattaacatCAAATTTTCAAATGatacaaataattattactattttatacatttagaatggtttaataaatttaaaaattttcttttcaaCGATTCTGACATTTTTCCTGGTTACATAACCAATTACAAATTATATGATTTCAATGAAAAGGAACTTATAAATGAAACTTGCATAAATAAggaaaatttgaaaaaaaatttaaaagaggGGAAGGACTATATATGTACTAATAAGTATATGTGGAGGTTTttgcattttttatatagagGAGGCCCATGTATTAAAAGAGgtagaaataatatttatgataATTTTGTATCTATCTCAAATAATGATACAATGAATaagaatattatttatttaattgaacCAAAATATGTAGAGAATTTATTtgcattatttaattattcaaACGAAAAGGTTAATTGTAGTATTACAAATGATAATGTACAGAAAAATGATGATTTAATTTCTGATATTTCTAGTAGTACAAATATAGATAAATTCTTAGAAGATataaacgaaaaaaaaaagaaaaaagaagagaaaAGCAAATTACAACAGAAAAAATTCGCGCATAGttattatgaatttttagatttttacaatttaaaggaaaaagaaaaaaaaaattatttttatattgaatacgataattcaaataaaaaaattatgaaaaaattaatgaagataaaaaataaaaaatgtgatgattcatttcatttttattcagATGAAGGTAGCGCATCAAGtgaaaaaagttttattaataatataactaatagaaataatgaatatgaacatgatataaataaggaagaaattcatataaaaaaagaaaaaatgaataatagttataatttaaatacaaGTTTAAGCATATCAGAGTATAAAACTAaggaatatttatattatgaaaaattaaaaacagagaacataacaaaaaatcattttaataattatgaatattatgaaataaacaacatacaaaataataatggaaataggaaaaataattataataatgatgCTAATATGAGttgtaataatattaatttaaataaaaattgtatgAGTTATAATGCACCTAATAAATATTACATAAgcaataataacaataataataataataataataattattattattataccaataataaaaacaattataacaataataataataactataaaaataataactataataataacaataataataataataataataataataataataataataataataataataataataataataataacaataacaacaacaataataataataataataatNNNNNNNNNNNNNNNNNNNNNNNNNNNNNNNNNNNNNNNNNNNNNNNNNNNNNNNNNNNNNNNNNNNNNNNNNNNNNNNNNNNNNNNNNNNNNNNNNNNNNNNNNNNNNN encodes the following:
- a CDS encoding ubiquitin specific protease, putative (deleted EC_number 3.1.2.15) is translated as MIKDNKLMIDNINYKVINKDEIDNELNKICELKDYVNKNECVNNGLSEKLNELSDFRNKNKLNNFSLSNIIPNNDNLNKKWIHYSKRNDSNSDIDENKIINTTLKADINNNVMSNMIKNSCNDNIQLNVSRIIDEHNIKESNFTEVSNKSKLNIANSTIYNNLNKNNNDDIYNNDNNKYSKNYKNVDLNSYLHNGNAILEKSIFINTCEKNKSSLFDRYNFHNDRKIKLGSNSTNENIYPNIKENSEKYNSSMYNSKTYAVKKQNIVENFKNFTNDAIINVLNSNMKNEDYSEFFYINNDKKNEQKKKNKLDKENEQKKQLQVDKGNEQKKKIKLNKDIANMYTICDPAPIKDLNETSVLRKEESKEEEILQLFKKNLDKNEFNSINKNLLFLKKMQKYFYRKYINIKFSNDTNNYYYFIHLEWFNKFKNFLFNDSDIFPGYITNYKLYDFNEKELINETCINKENLKKNLKEGKDYICTNKYMWRFLHFLYRGGPCIKRGRNNIYDNFVSISNNDTMNKNIIYLIEPKYVENLFALFNYSNEKVNCSITNDNVQKNDDLISDISSSTNIDKFLEDINEKKKKKEEKSKLQQKKFAHSYYEFLDFYNLKEKEKKNYFYIEYDNSNKKIMKKLMKIKNKKCDDSFHFYSDEGSASSEKSFINNITNRNNEYEHDINKEEIHIKKEKMNNSYNLNTSLSISEYKTKEYLYYEKLKTENITKNHFNNYEYYEINNIQNNNGNRKNNYNNDANMSCNNINLNKNCMSYNAPNKYYISNNNNNNNNNNNYYYYTNNKNNYNNNNNNYKNNNYNNNNNNNNNNNNNNNNNNNNNNNNNNNNNNNNNNNNNXXXXXXXXXXXXXXXXXXXXXXXXXXXXXXXXXXXXXXXXXXXXXXXXXXXXXXXXXXXXXXXXXXXXXXXXXXXXXXXXXXXXXXXXXXXXXXXXXXXXIIVIRIIIIVIRIIIIVIRIIIIVIRIIIILIILIESYMNNNDHYNCFIHDNNKCNNGFNTSENLNNDYNVKQNNMSKSSNKNINLNENNINDFNKININYSKKKNSIHCYSSNGNDIYKSCEEYCGDQGKVSSNGYLTTTEIESKSTTENTAKSSFDEKNENKSRNIDKNKIYHNIEENIEKEKIKKNKKEIAYNQINNRNFIKNGDYENFEVSRNNNFSFTNNIIINNKDYKDDDQSNEKERQKIRTSLSNKNHEKALDENKNKLLVNKEKQKKSSNLKNLLNKVDSNKMTSVVNNNFNSNNLILKDESSNSSNSSNINSSRSNSSSSSNSSNDSGSNQTNSDFSQCNNKENIKNKSHNNSKRENELLNNLNSITTKEHPAGIINYSTTCYINVVMQCLSVFFKLIYTLHNYVTAKYKNVNFSSDDTDHMNSSFINKNFFTNSIPFNLFGNNNKKKDERLLFTFSYKLFQLSKMHSKGKVLCVNKLLNLLNDKYSYLFEYNEQQDCHEFLLLVFDFIHNMMKVIDDTVDNNNQIEYYLKKEQSIIYDLFLGLIEEKITCSQCEYVNYIYQPVYNLSVNIFKKNPENNLNDNLVEYFKKEEVNSTCEKCKCKKMFKFSCVYKQPNILIIHMIRLLEDGSKIDKNIKFDINNFSIQNILKKKNNQYIENPKKYNLCGVIVHRGLNANCGHYICYTKRKHTNGVYMWYKFDDSTVSAVDVEEVESSKAYCLFYQSQ